Within the Candidatus Margulisiibacteriota bacterium genome, the region GCAAAATCTTAAAACTCTCATTAGTAAAAAACTGCGCCAACTCCGGGAAAACAGCAATGAAACTTTGGAAAAAACCGCGGATTTTTTAGACCTGAATTATTCTCAATATTATAGATTATTACAGGGCACGCAATTGC harbors:
- a CDS encoding helix-turn-helix domain-containing protein, translating into MDNNELEQNLKTLISKKLRQLRENSNETLEKTADFLDLNYSQYYRLLQGTQLPHLATLMKINQAYGLNMDWWFEDFAEIRTNKVLTK